The following coding sequences lie in one Vitis vinifera cultivar Pinot Noir 40024 chromosome 19, ASM3070453v1 genomic window:
- the LOC100262230 gene encoding uncharacterized protein LOC100262230 → MVATRMMKSLCLQSLPPTTLQEIASNHHKGLAKVVLKKGKTQLFRDGSPMVYSGAVDRIIGRPPPRTGDVVVVADGTEKPIGWGLYNSVSMFCVRLMQQEEEATRDPSCALNMEKLLETRIDAAIELRRNLGLPSANTNAYRLVNSEGDRLSGLIVDVFGDLAVIASSAAWVEKYKPQVEACISRIDEINHINWRQSVEMLKEEGLDLTDLKGIHLPTSHQRVKVIENGISYAISPEGQKTGFYADQRENRHFISTISEGQRVLDMCCYSGGFALNAVCGGAVNVTGVDTSMPALELANENIILNNLDPGKISFLRRDATEFMKDAVARNESWDIVILDPPKLAPRRKVLQSASGMYRNLNSLAMQLTRRGGLLMTCSCSGAMTQSGTFMRILQATASMAGRKITLLRQAGAACDHPIDPSYPEGAYLSNILFRVL, encoded by the exons ATGGTTGCAACTCGCATGATGAAGTCCCTCTGTCTGCAGTCACTGCCGCCCACCACCCTTCAAGAAATTGCTTCTAATCACCACAagg GTCTTGCAAAGGTTGTCCTGAAAAAGGGGAAGACGCAACTTTTTAGGGATGGAAGTCCTATGGTTTATAGCGGGGCAGTTGATAGAATTATTGGGAGGCCACCACCCAGAACTGGAGATGTCGTGGTGGTAGCTGATGGAACAGAGAAACCAATAGGGTGGGGCTTATACAATTCAGTTTCTATGTTCTGTGTTAGGCTCATGCAACAAGAAGAGGAAGCAACAAG AGACCCGTCTTGTGCATTGAACATGGAGAAACTGCTTGAAACAAGAATCGATGCAGCTATAGAACTACGTAGGAATTTGGGCCTTCCTTCTGCCAATACAAATGCATACCGTCTTGTGAATAGTGAAGGAGACAG GTTGTCAGGACTAATTGTTGATGTCTTTGGAGATTTAGCTGTAATAGCATCATCTGCGGCTTGGGTTGAGAAGTACAAGCCTCAAGTAGAGGCTTGCATTAGTAGAATTGatgaaattaatcatataaacTGGAGGCAGTCTGTGGAAATGTTAAAAGAAGAAGGATTGGATTTAACAGATCTGAAGGGAATACATCTGCCTACTTCTCATCAGAGGGTAAAG gttattgaaaatgggatttctTATGCAATCTCGCCAGAGGGCCAAAAGACAGGATTTTATGCTGATCAGCGTGAAAACCGTCATTTTATATCAACAATTTCAGAAGGTCAAAGAGTTCTTGACATGTGCTGCTATAGTGGTGGTTTTGCTCTGAATGCAGTATGTGGTGGTGCCGTAAATGTCACTG gGGTTGATACGTCGATGCCTGCTCTGGAGCTTGCCAATGAAAATATCATTCTCAACAACTTGGATCCAgggaaaatatcatttttgagaCGAGATGCCACCGAGTTTATGAAGGATGCTGTTGCTAGGAATGAATCATGGGATATAGTTATTCTGGATCCCCCTAAACTAGCACCTCGACGAAAG GTTCTACAAAGCGCATCCGGCATGTACAGAAATCTAAACTCGTTAGCCATGCAATTGACGAGGAGAGGCGGTCTTCTCATGACTTGTTCTTGCTCAGGAGCAATGACCCAAAGTGGAACATTCATGCGTATTCTTCAGGCAA CTGCATCAATGGCTGGAAGGAAAATCACCCTTCTACGGCAGGCAGGAGCAGCTTGTGACCATCCTATTGATCCATCCTACCCAGAAGGGGCATACCTTTCCAACATTCTTTTTAGGGTACTCTGA